One genomic segment of Danio aesculapii chromosome 15, fDanAes4.1, whole genome shotgun sequence includes these proteins:
- the slc47a3 gene encoding multidrug and toxin extrusion protein 1: protein MNEAENSSRCGWCSRCFSFLPVDYTRELVSLCTLAFPVFLAILFDYLILLTSSVFCGHLGKLELDGVTLAVAVINVLGVGIGFGLSAACDTLISQTYGAGNLPQVGVITQKAIIILLLTCLPCCAILINTESILLLAGQSPEVARVSQLYVNVFLPGLPAVYMFIVQVKYLQNQGIFWPLVITGVVANILNALINYILLFVLKMGVEGSAAANTISQYSLATILFIYIRCKGLYKDTWKGWSMDCLQEWDSFIYLAIPSMLMMCGEWWTYEIGGLLAGLISEVELGAQSVMYGLANIAYMFPIGFSIAGSVRVGNAMGAGDVAQAKLSAKVSIMCAVSVAVVLATIIGSSKNVIARIFTNDKDIIQRVATVMVLYTPFHIFDATTAAGSSIVKGLGKQKLGAICNLLGYYGIGCPIGIPLMFAAKMGIFGLWIGLLVSVFLQSIFFIVLLVKLNWKKASEEAQIRAGVAIRRTNDASQEDGGNMEGCDVNDATDEDVLVVNEEEIVATVKVQLPLSVLVLRRGLALAAMLALLAAGLAVKYSLKR, encoded by the exons ATGAACGAAGCAGAAAACTCCTCCAGATGTGGATGGTGCTCTAGGTGCTTTAGTTTTTTACCAGTGGACTATACGAGAGAGTTAGTAAGCTTGTGTACTTTAGCTTTTCCCGTG TTTCTCGCCATTCTTTTCGATTACTTAATCCTTTTGACAAGTTCTGTGTTTTGTGGACACCTGGGAAAGTTAGAGCTTGATGGAGTTACTCTTGCCGTAGCT GTCATCAATGTTTTAGGTGTTGGCATTGGCTTTGGCTTGTCTGCAGCATGTGATACACTTATTTCTCAG ACTTATGGAGCTGGGAACTTGCCACAAGTTGGTGTTATTACTCAGAAGGCAATTATAATCCTTCTACTTACATGTTTGCCATGCTGTGCCATTCTTATCAATACGGAGTCAATATTACTGCTTGCGGGTCAAAGCCCGGAGGTTGCCAG AGTATCACAACTCTATGTGAACGTTTTTTTGCCTGGTCTTCCG GCTGTATATATGTTCATTGTTCAAGTAAAGTATCTACAGAATCAG GGAATATTTTGGCCCTTGGTCATAACTGGAGTAGTGGCAAATATCTTGAATGCTTTAATAAATTATATCCTCCTCTTTGTCCTGAAAATGGGTGTTGA AGGCTCAGCAGCAGCTAATACAATCTCACAGTACAGTTTGGCAACCATATTGTTTATCTACATCCGATGCAAAGGTCTTTATAAGGATACTTGGAAAG GTTGGTCGATGGACTGCTTGCAGGAATGGGACTCGTTCATTTATCTGGCCATTCCCAGTATGCTCATGATGTGTGGAGAGTGGTGGACCTACGAGATTGGAGGCCTGCTTGCAG GTCTGATAAGCGAAGTGGAGCTTGGAGCACAGTCAGTCATGTATGGACTGGCAAATATCGCATATATG TTTCCTATAGGCTTCAGTATAGCTGGCAGTGTTAGAGTGGGCAATGCAATGGGTGCAGGAGATGTGGCTCAAGCCAAACTCTCTGCTAAAGTCTCTATAATGTGTGCag tctctGTTGCAGTGGTATTGGCAACTATAATTGGTTCTTCAAAGAATGTAATTGCTCGTATTTTCACAAACGACAA AGACATCATCCAGAGGGTTGCCACAGTAATGGTTTTATACACTCCTTTTCACATTTTCGATGCCACAACG GCAGCAGGTAGCAGTATAGTGAAAGGTCTGGGCAAGCAGAAGCTTGGCGCCATATGCAACCTCCTGGGATATTATGGAATCGGATGTCCTATTGGAATACCCTTAATGTTTGCTGCTAAAATGGGCATTTTTG GTCTGTGGATTGGCCTGTTAGTTTCAGTCTTCCTTCAGTCAATATTCTTTATCGTTCTTCTTGTCAAGCTGAACTGGAAGAAAGCTTCGGAAGAG GCGCAGATCAGGGCCGGTGTGGCGATCAGAAGGACGAATGACG CCTCGCAGGAGGACGGTGGAAATATGGAAGGCTGTGATGTGAATGATGCTACAGATGAGGATGTgctggtggtgaatgaggaagAGATCGTGGCTACAGTGAAAGTGCAGCTGCCGTTGAGTGTTTTAGTGCTGCGCCGCGGCCTTGCTCTGGCAGCAATGCTAGCGCTACTCGCTGCGGGACTCGCCGTCAAGTACAGTCTTAAAAGATGA
- the slc13a5b gene encoding Na(+)/citrate cotransporter, translating to MFPLIKSIWNLKNGIVLFFTPLILLPLPLVINTREASCAYVIILMAVYWCTEALPLAVTSLLPAVLFPMLGIMQSKMVCMQYLKDTNMLFVGGLMVAVAVEHWNLHKRIALRVLLIVGVRPALLMLGFMGVTAFLSMWISNTATTAMMVPIVQAVLEQLNKQETEPSQMTCSVERPRAPEAEYKHTTKDRERQVVLRMLDISTEVRQKELAEKRLMAKGMTLCVCYAASVGGTATLTGTGPNLVLKGQMNQLFPENGDVINFASWFGFAFPNMIIMLTIAWLYLQFIFMGFNIRKTWGCGAMKSEKEIAAYNVIREQHLQLGPMCFGELSVLALFSLLVALWFTRDPGFVAGWATHTFNIKAEYVTDATVAVFIAMLLFVLPSKPPQLCFSSSTGSETESQRSSEPSTALLSWKVAQKKLPWNIVLLLGGGFALAKGSEESGLSRWMGNQLTPLHSIPPWAVVIILCLLIAIFTECTSNVATATLFLPVLASMSQSVGINPLYIMVPCTLSASFAFMLPVATPPNAIVFSYGYLKVSDMAKTGMMMNIIGILCITLAINTWGKAMFNLDSFPAWANQTVI from the exons GAGGCCAGCTGTGCCTACGTGATCATCCTGATGGCAGTATACTGGTGTACCGAGGCTCTTCCTTTAGCTGTCACGTCACTGCTGCCTGCTGTCCTCTTCCCCATGCTTGGCATCATGCAGTCCAAAATG GTGTGTATGCAGTACCTGAAGGACACCAACATGCTGTTTGTAGGTGGATTAATGGTGGCAGTGGCTGTCGAACACTGGAACCTACACAAACGCATCGCCCTGAGAGTCCTGCTCATTGTTGGAGTTCGACCAGCGCT CCTGATGCTGGGCTTCATGGGGGTGACAGCTTTTCTCTCCATGTGGATCAGTAACACGGCTACTACGGCCATGATGGTCCCCATAGTGCAGGCTGTTCTGGAGCAGCTGAACAAACAGGAGACGGAGCCTTCACAGATGACCTGCAGTGTGGAGCGGCCCCGGGCCCCTGAGGCAGAGTACAAACACACGAccaaagacagagagagacaag TGGTGCTGCGCATGCTGGATATCTCTACAGAGGTCAGACAAAAGGAGTTGGCAGAGAAGCGTCTCATGGCTAAAGGCATGACTCTCTGTGTTTGCTACGCTGCCAGTGTTGGAGGAACCGCCACACTCACAGGAACTGGACCTAACCTGGTGCTGAAGGGTCAGATGAACCA ATTGTTCCCTGAAAACGGTGATGTCATCAACTTTGCCTCATGGTTTGGGTTTGCCTTCCCCAACATGATCATCATGCTGACGATTGCTTGGCTCTACCTCCAGTTCATTTTCATGGGATTCAA CATTAGGAAGACATGGGGATGTGGGGCGATGAAGTCTGAGAAGGAAATAGCCGCCTATAATGTGATTCGCGAGCAGCATCTTCAGCTGGGGCCAATGTGTTTTGGTGAACTCAGCGTTCTGGCTCTGTTCAGTTTGCTTGTGGCACTGTGGTTTACCCGAGATCCTGGATTTGTGGCAGGCTGGGCAACACACACCTTCAACATCAAAGCAGA ATATGTGACAGATGCTACAGTTGCCGTCTTTATTGCTATGCTGCTATTCGTTCTGCCATCAAAGCCACCTCAGCTGTGCTTCAGTTCTTCCACTGGCTCTGAAACAG AATCTCAGCGTTCTTCTGAACCCAGTACAGCCCTGCTTTCCTGGAAAGTAGCTCAGAAGAAGTTACCATGGAACATTGTTTTGCTTCTAGGTGGAGGATTTGCTCTGGCCAAAGGGAGTGAG GAGTCGGGTCTATCCAGATGGATGGGGAACCAGTTGACTCCACTTCATAGTATTCCTCCATGGGCCGTTGTGATCATCTTGTGCCTCCTGATTGCCATTTTCACTGAGTGCACCAGCAATGTGGCCACAGCAACCCTCTTCCTTCCTGTTCTTGCTTCTATG TCTCAGTCTGTTGGGATCAACCCTCTGTACATCATGGTGCCCTGCACACTCAGCGCATCCTTTGCATTCATGTTACCTGTGGCGACTCCTCCAAACGCTATAGTCTTTTCCTATGGATACCTCAAAGTTTCAGACATG GCGAAAACTGGCATGATGATGAACATCATAGGAATTCTCTGCATCACCTTAGCCATCAACACTTGGGGAAAAGCCATGTTCAACTTAGACTCTTTCCCTGCATGGGCCAACCAAACAGTAATATGA